DNA sequence from the Deinococcus multiflagellatus genome:
CCGGGATTCCGCGTGAGGCCGCCGCCGAAGCCTACCGCCGCTATGAAGCCCGCAAGAAAAGCCAGAACGCCATTGATTTTGGCGACCTGATTACGGAAACGGTGCGCCTCTTTCAGGAGGTGCCCGGCGTTCTGAACGCGGTGCAGAACCGCGCCAGGTTCATTCATATTGACGAGTATCAGGATACGAATAAGGCGCAATATGAATTAACGCGTCTATTATCATCCAGAGACCGCAATTTATTGGTCGTCGGGGACCCCGACCAGTCGATCTATAAATTTCGTGGTGCTGACATTCAAAACATCCTCGATTTTCAAAAAGATTACCCGGATGCCAAAGTCTATCTACTGGAACACAATTACCGTTCCAGTGCCCGCGTCTTGACTATTGCCAACAAACTCATTGAAAACAACGCCGAGCGCCTGGACAAGACGCTGAAGCCCATCAAAGAAGACGGCCACCCCGTCGTCTTTCACCGCGCCACCGATCACCGCGCCGAAGGCGACTTTGTGGCCGAGTGGATCACCCGGCTGCACAATCTGGAAGGCCGCAAGTTCACCGAGATGGCGATTCTGTACCGCACGAACGCCCAGTCGCGCGTGATTGAAGAGTCGCTGCGCCGGGTGCAGATTCCGGCCAAGATCGTGGGCGGTGTGGGCTTTTACGACCGCCGCGAGATCAAGGACATCCTGGCCTATGCCCGGCTGGCGATTAACCCCAGCGACGACGTGGCCCTGCGCCGGATCATCGGGCGGCCCCGGCGCGGCATTGGCGACACGGCGCTGGAAAAGCTGCTGGAGTGGGCCCGGGTGAACGGCACCAGCCTGCTCACCGCCTGCGCCCGCGCCGAGGAGGACCGCATTCTGGACCGGGGGGCGAACAAGCCCGTGGAATTTGCCCGCCTGATGGACGCCATGAGCGACGCCGCCGACAACTACGAGCCCGCCCAGTTTCTGCGCTACGTGATCGAAACGAGCGGCTACCTGGACCTGCTGCGCCAGGAAGGCCCCGAGGGCGCCGTGCGCATGGAGAACCTCGACGAACTGATCAACGCCGCGCAGGAGTGGGCGCAGGAACACGAGGGCACGATTGCCGATTTTCTGGACGACGCCGCCCTGCTCTCCAGCGTGGACGATATGCGCACCAAGGCCGAGAACAAGGGCGCCCCCGAAGACGCCGTGACCCTGATGACCATGCACAACGCCAAGGGCCTGGAGTTCCCCGTGGTGTTTATCGTGGGGGCCGAGGAAGGGCTGCTGCCCAGCCGGGGCGCGCT
Encoded proteins:
- a CDS encoding ATP-dependent helicase; this encodes MTAPDLLSQLNPTQAQAADHFTGPALVIAGAGSGKTRTLIYRIAHLIGHYGVNPGEILAVTFTNKAAAEMRERASHLVPGADKLWMSTFHSAGVRILRAYGEHIGLRRGFVIYDDDDQLDLLKEIMGSIPGIGPETSPRVVRGILDRAKSNLLTPNDLDRSGEPFISGIPREAAAEAYRRYEARKKSQNAIDFGDLITETVRLFQEVPGVLNAVQNRARFIHIDEYQDTNKAQYELTRLLSSRDRNLLVVGDPDQSIYKFRGADIQNILDFQKDYPDAKVYLLEHNYRSSARVLTIANKLIENNAERLDKTLKPIKEDGHPVVFHRATDHRAEGDFVAEWITRLHNLEGRKFTEMAILYRTNAQSRVIEESLRRVQIPAKIVGGVGFYDRREIKDILAYARLAINPSDDVALRRIIGRPRRGIGDTALEKLLEWARVNGTSLLTACARAEEDRILDRGANKPVEFARLMDAMSDAADNYEPAQFLRYVIETSGYLDLLRQEGPEGAVRMENLDELINAAQEWAQEHEGTIADFLDDAALLSSVDDMRTKAENKGAPEDAVTLMTMHNAKGLEFPVVFIVGAEEGLLPSRGALVEAGGIEEERRLFYVGITRAMERLFLTAAQNRMQFGKTNAAEDSRFLEEIEGHFDTIDPYGQVIEYRAKTWKTYRPTVPAAVKNTSPLTNEMAYRGGEKVRHPKFGEGQVLAVAGVGDRQEVTVHFPGAGTKKLLVKFANLTAV